One Bifidobacterium angulatum DSM 20098 = JCM 7096 DNA window includes the following coding sequences:
- a CDS encoding ATP-dependent DNA helicase produces the protein MSTFTDSPEQAKVINAPVGSDVLVVAGAGSGKTYTMTRRIVSLIEHGVAPERILGLTFTRKAAGELLSRVSAAVLADDEHDQDRMFLKPAVFTYDAFFQSIVRQYGLLVGFDQNTQPLSEAGALQLAANTVERHMDMLQGKGLGSFSQVTAHVRALSDAIASSMIGGDVADMPSAIAKVRAWDDAFVKQVRSVIEGEDIPEQAVKLKRQKRLKKDTDESWAQKVASYQRDAHAACVYTCASLVQTAEQRNVMLDLVEAYAAEKRRLNMAEFSDFTIAAYQLVTRFPSIGARYRKRFSHVLLDEYQDTSTTQAALIATLFRGEGTAVSAVGDPFQSIYAWRGASPGAFRMFQRDFHLPPERKPYSLSVTRRNAKLVLEAANNLTMPLRGTPSRPSSSPMREVDVNELAPLDNAPSGTVGVLGYETLGQEIDGVVRFCHEAIARNTHAGQSGEHKGSVAVLFRSKAKMPLFQQALEQSGLSAVAVGYSAMLERPEVRDILSLLRVACDHSDSASLMRLLATPRFGLGATALAALAGIANTLNLESQYRALVMAGLVPADAPRGQWDALVREHRDSVINSVFVADLLLRDDLPEQLERCSRIDEHDARTIIRAGAVLRTVCDAIGRPLSDVVRTATQALELDVDAVVAQALHGDGTVNPTVARIPVEAIIDLVDTYLSEIAAGQAPTLRGFMAWTDTLRTIEDETSTLNADSGADVELMTIHQSKGLEWDAVAVVELGEGVFPSKQGDSLAVKVDERHPGGWHDGVWEAPEYCETATSWLTTIDAVPVPVRADAGILPRFPHDAPGEADPIESLELLDAAETIDDEVFGTLRAFDDEIGAMDPDSLYLTQVEEYGRRYHCDERRLAYVALTRARRDLLLTYCQTGEEGRDPRVLGAKTRKSKPSVFWQEVHDSLRIHNDIATTPSNLPEGADEQIALPEGYFVGDHAREYEDMVVGAAWLEEPETHDAQTSLPWPARLSREVGDSLLQSAKQVRQAMTGADADDAASNATSDVDCHNPENNGQSLYDKARMLVADEDLMTGMLDGDALDAAVRRKAQRVMAASRQSVTGLQALAGGLSGRDETRFWRGIIRPIPSVASPAASAGTRFHAWAERFMNAMHPEESGESRSGMLQELDKAVQACQSGDADSSVLEWERRLASSAWAQRVPVWAERQIVVSIGDLNGQVVNGKLDAVFFGGLDPQDRTKRFTIVDWKTGHRPTSSEDTARKLLQLDMYRLLLAEIENVPLEAIDATLYYVSEADESLRELHAEMKPRNAIIAELGAGVPQASDDD, from the coding sequence ATGAGCACATTCACCGATAGTCCGGAACAAGCCAAAGTCATCAACGCTCCGGTCGGCAGCGACGTGCTTGTGGTCGCCGGTGCGGGATCAGGCAAAACCTACACCATGACGCGTCGCATCGTGTCGCTCATCGAGCATGGCGTGGCTCCCGAACGTATTCTCGGCCTCACCTTCACCCGTAAGGCAGCGGGCGAGCTGCTGTCCAGGGTCTCCGCGGCGGTGCTTGCCGATGACGAGCATGATCAGGATCGCATGTTCCTCAAACCTGCGGTGTTCACCTATGACGCGTTCTTCCAATCCATTGTGCGCCAGTACGGTCTGCTCGTGGGCTTCGACCAGAACACACAGCCGTTGAGCGAGGCCGGGGCGTTGCAGCTGGCGGCCAATACGGTCGAACGTCATATGGATATGCTGCAGGGCAAGGGACTCGGTTCATTCAGTCAGGTCACGGCGCATGTTCGCGCGCTAAGCGATGCCATTGCCAGTTCTATGATCGGCGGCGATGTCGCCGACATGCCTTCGGCCATAGCGAAAGTGCGCGCCTGGGATGACGCTTTCGTCAAGCAGGTGCGATCCGTCATCGAAGGCGAGGATATTCCCGAACAAGCGGTGAAACTCAAGCGTCAGAAGCGGTTGAAGAAAGACACGGACGAAAGCTGGGCGCAGAAGGTCGCCTCATATCAGCGTGACGCGCATGCGGCCTGCGTCTACACGTGCGCCTCGCTTGTGCAGACCGCCGAACAACGCAACGTGATGCTCGATCTGGTAGAGGCCTATGCCGCGGAGAAACGACGGCTGAATATGGCGGAATTCAGCGATTTCACCATCGCCGCATACCAGCTCGTCACTCGTTTCCCCTCCATCGGGGCCCGCTATCGCAAACGGTTCAGCCATGTGCTGCTCGACGAATACCAGGACACATCCACCACGCAGGCGGCGCTTATCGCCACCCTGTTCCGAGGCGAAGGCACCGCTGTGAGCGCGGTGGGCGACCCCTTCCAATCGATCTATGCCTGGCGAGGAGCAAGCCCCGGCGCTTTCCGCATGTTCCAACGCGATTTTCATCTGCCACCCGAACGCAAGCCGTATTCCCTAAGCGTTACCCGGCGCAATGCGAAGCTGGTACTGGAAGCCGCGAACAATCTCACCATGCCGTTGCGTGGCACGCCAAGCCGTCCTAGCAGTTCGCCGATGCGGGAAGTGGACGTGAACGAGCTCGCCCCCTTAGACAATGCCCCATCCGGCACGGTTGGCGTGCTCGGCTACGAGACCTTGGGGCAGGAGATCGACGGTGTGGTGCGATTCTGCCATGAAGCCATCGCGCGCAACACCCATGCCGGCCAGAGTGGCGAACATAAGGGAAGCGTTGCGGTGCTGTTCCGTTCGAAGGCAAAAATGCCGTTGTTCCAGCAGGCGCTGGAACAGTCCGGTCTGAGCGCTGTGGCGGTCGGATATTCCGCAATGCTCGAACGCCCCGAAGTGCGCGATATTCTCTCGCTGCTGCGCGTAGCCTGCGACCATAGCGACAGCGCCTCGCTGATGCGGCTGCTCGCCACCCCACGCTTCGGACTGGGAGCCACGGCCCTGGCCGCTCTTGCCGGTATTGCCAATACGCTGAATCTTGAATCCCAATATCGAGCCCTGGTCATGGCCGGTCTGGTCCCGGCGGACGCGCCGCGCGGGCAATGGGACGCTCTGGTCCGAGAACATCGCGATAGCGTGATCAACAGCGTGTTCGTAGCCGATCTGCTGCTGCGCGACGATCTGCCGGAACAGTTGGAACGCTGCTCCCGCATCGACGAACACGATGCTCGGACGATCATCCGCGCCGGCGCCGTGCTGCGCACGGTGTGCGACGCGATCGGCAGGCCCTTGTCGGATGTGGTGCGTACCGCGACGCAGGCGCTGGAACTGGACGTGGATGCCGTGGTCGCGCAGGCGTTGCATGGCGACGGCACGGTAAACCCCACTGTCGCCCGAATCCCCGTGGAGGCCATCATCGATCTGGTGGACACGTACCTATCGGAGATCGCGGCCGGTCAGGCGCCGACATTGCGCGGATTCATGGCGTGGACGGATACGCTGCGAACCATCGAAGACGAGACGTCCACCCTGAACGCCGATAGCGGTGCCGATGTCGAACTCATGACGATCCACCAGTCCAAAGGGCTTGAATGGGATGCGGTCGCGGTGGTGGAACTCGGCGAAGGCGTGTTCCCCAGCAAGCAAGGCGATTCGCTTGCCGTCAAGGTCGACGAACGCCATCCGGGCGGGTGGCACGACGGCGTGTGGGAAGCTCCGGAATACTGCGAGACCGCCACGTCATGGCTGACGACAATCGACGCGGTCCCCGTGCCGGTGCGCGCCGATGCCGGCATTCTGCCACGATTCCCGCATGATGCGCCCGGCGAAGCGGATCCCATCGAGTCCTTGGAACTGCTGGACGCGGCGGAAACCATCGATGACGAAGTGTTTGGCACACTGCGTGCCTTCGATGATGAGATCGGAGCCATGGATCCGGATTCCCTGTACCTTACACAGGTCGAGGAATACGGGCGCCGCTACCATTGCGATGAACGACGACTCGCCTACGTGGCGCTCACCCGAGCTCGCAGGGATCTGCTGCTCACCTATTGCCAGACTGGAGAGGAAGGGCGCGACCCGCGCGTATTGGGCGCCAAAACGCGAAAATCCAAGCCGTCGGTGTTCTGGCAGGAAGTGCATGACTCGTTGCGCATCCATAACGATATCGCGACAACTCCATCGAACCTGCCGGAAGGGGCCGATGAGCAGATCGCCTTGCCGGAAGGGTACTTTGTGGGCGATCACGCCCGCGAATACGAGGATATGGTCGTTGGCGCGGCCTGGCTGGAAGAACCCGAAACGCACGATGCCCAAACCAGTCTTCCCTGGCCGGCGCGTCTCAGCCGGGAAGTGGGCGACTCGCTGCTGCAAAGCGCAAAACAGGTGCGGCAGGCCATGACCGGAGCTGATGCAGACGACGCCGCATCCAATGCCACATCGGATGTGGATTGCCATAATCCTGAAAACAATGGGCAAAGCCTATACGACAAGGCCCGCATGTTGGTAGCGGACGAGGATCTGATGACCGGCATGCTGGACGGTGACGCCCTGGATGCGGCGGTCAGACGGAAAGCCCAACGCGTCATGGCCGCTTCCAGGCAGAGCGTAACCGGATTGCAGGCGCTCGCCGGCGGGTTGAGCGGTCGGGATGAGACACGGTTCTGGCGTGGCATTATCCGCCCGATACCATCCGTGGCGTCCCCCGCGGCCTCGGCCGGCACGAGATTCCATGCCTGGGCGGAGCGTTTCATGAACGCCATGCACCCAGAGGAAAGCGGAGAATCCAGAAGTGGCATGCTGCAGGAGCTGGATAAAGCCGTACAAGCCTGCCAGAGCGGCGACGCGGATTCGTCCGTGCTGGAATGGGAGCGTCGCCTTGCCTCGTCGGCTTGGGCGCAACGCGTGCCGGTCTGGGCGGAACGCCAGATCGTCGTATCCATAGGCGATCTGAACGGTCAGGTGGTTAACGGCAAGCTGGACGCCGTGTTCTTTGGCGGGCTTGACCCGCAGGATCGGACGAAACGGTTCACCATCGTCGATTGGAAGACGGGGCATCGCCCGACCAGTAGTGAAGACACCGCCCGCAAACTCCTCCAACTCGACATGTACCGTCTGCTGCTCGCCGAAATCGAGAACGTACCGTTGGAAGCCATCGATGCCACGCTGTATTACGTGAGCGAAGCCGACGAGTCGTTACGCGAGTTGCATGCTGAAATGAAGCCTCGCAACGCCATCATCGCCGAATTGGGGGCAGGTGTTCCGCAAGCGTCGGACGATGACTAG
- a CDS encoding PD-(D/E)XK nuclease family protein: protein MGDLGNATNAIETLINGETARPLLIAGMPGGGKTTLCYRSLLSALRRFGDNGAIMCVPNRNLASSLSDMAIRELGALAQARPVTTLSAVAFRIIAANRSFRKLPMPKLLNGAEQDALLRQVLAVHLRHAVSGDLCDTCHLLRYYFAQDDWANAVAPTLNAGTASNGGNIGAGSTAAIFENGISASFVSQLRDMLARMDELGVTPEREGDLLEAPRHFPQGDWRDEERLTVQWRLAFALRGEYAHALADTYSGEYRLDASKLLVEGAAVLERPDGSDDGLLADMVPRMLIVDDFQDTTLAGLRFIETLHNRGTAIVLAGNPDESVQTFRGSYPEYLFDRAQHGDLQSRLIELEKDRRDRDAPDYRTLVATRVSLSITSPERNAPPMAQRPGKMPVCPGAWPVSAVKHTDDSLQTAIYRSAREELDDVVWRIKRSHLDRGTEWNDMAVIAHDNATVRQFGERLRRDGVPVRYSSVTRPLKSEPFVQGLFALIELAQLREQGLDGTDMSLKNIGAFARSRIAALMGSALVTTGGKPGEGAPARIEPIESAMSSLESLAGLEGVADDPNGHAVADEPTDETAGRAVDGSELARIVREWEALKESERRNGADMTIQIADVADGTGEERPAAFSVLSQYAMLALDGKAAPCADMLGVIGSVVGGGPHLKAFQRVFRLIDRVAEGMRSLPSKEPQFVLALAWDVTGVAEHWQRMALMNTPEGRAANDRLDAAMRLFQYAQGGMIGTDIDGFIDQVRSMEIEADSLAKTGPVEQAVTLTTPAGASGRHWACVWIPALQQDVWPNLAERATLFGGEDLADVVLHGDAAAQPCSSGHDARLETVLASEKKSFLVAITRGALVMVSAVLSDDTTPSDFMYGYLPEHCPRDIDAVTFATVGESGDNGEFAGLDADPRGLVAQARVMLARYPEHSPQACDARKTLALLAEHGIDVADPDYWPFLDGADSTERRDGAQNTADAARKAGITSRSVEETLDDNGSPVVTLSPSAVDNLWACPVCWLLENRFAGPRIGSAATSFGTLIHAVAQKGSAEGLDLPGAVAGSSVEGAVDAVAHRLVDIYDAIKPDFSSIAKAAERYTAMLKDEQAETTLHNLASYFVESNASSYLNKNEGKFDIGTLESASCEEEFSARFGLDDICMAYNALPGMSPVGRTALMQLMGILVGGWPEGMREDLTVRLSGRIDRKEMRRLRDGSQTIRLIDYKTGRKRQLAEIFNDLQLVCYQLGLMFPEHGRAGERPHIAQSGLFYVQDDAAPASSYSPESAFQPPLFLNGALNAEGFVARDHYPRLDKFTDIPPLPAGKPSALDAVDDNAWQGFLSWNGTQAMWSLTMIARVFYAAAASRSHVIVAHPTRQHKGHCRMTDVCPACAGQVDTVFETRQA from the coding sequence ATGGGTGATTTAGGGAATGCAACGAATGCGATCGAAACGCTGATCAACGGGGAAACGGCGAGACCGTTGTTGATCGCCGGTATGCCCGGGGGCGGGAAAACCACGCTGTGCTATCGGTCGTTGCTGTCCGCGCTGCGCAGATTCGGTGACAACGGAGCCATCATGTGCGTTCCCAACCGTAATCTGGCCAGCAGCCTTTCCGACATGGCCATTCGCGAACTCGGAGCGCTCGCCCAGGCCAGACCTGTCACCACGTTATCGGCGGTCGCGTTCCGCATCATCGCGGCCAACCGGTCGTTCCGCAAACTGCCGATGCCCAAACTGCTCAATGGTGCCGAACAGGACGCGTTGCTGCGTCAGGTGCTGGCTGTGCACCTGCGGCATGCGGTCAGTGGTGATCTATGCGACACCTGTCATCTGCTCAGGTATTACTTCGCACAGGATGATTGGGCGAACGCCGTGGCCCCGACATTGAACGCCGGGACCGCTTCGAATGGCGGGAACATCGGCGCAGGTTCCACCGCCGCGATATTCGAAAACGGCATTTCCGCCTCATTCGTCAGCCAGCTGCGAGACATGCTTGCCCGCATGGATGAGCTTGGCGTGACACCGGAGCGCGAAGGCGATCTGCTGGAAGCTCCGCGGCATTTCCCGCAAGGCGATTGGCGAGATGAGGAACGCCTGACGGTGCAATGGCGTCTCGCATTCGCGCTGCGTGGCGAATACGCGCACGCTCTTGCCGACACTTATTCCGGCGAGTACCGTCTTGACGCCTCCAAACTGCTGGTCGAAGGCGCCGCGGTGCTGGAACGCCCGGATGGGTCCGACGACGGTCTGCTTGCCGATATGGTGCCCCGAATGCTGATTGTCGACGATTTTCAAGACACCACACTTGCCGGGCTGCGTTTTATCGAAACATTGCACAACCGGGGAACGGCCATTGTGCTTGCGGGCAATCCCGACGAATCCGTGCAGACCTTCCGCGGGTCCTACCCTGAATACCTGTTCGATCGTGCACAACACGGGGATCTGCAGTCTCGGCTTATCGAGCTGGAAAAGGATCGGCGAGACCGCGACGCGCCGGATTATCGCACGCTTGTGGCCACGCGCGTATCGCTGTCCATCACATCCCCCGAACGCAATGCACCGCCCATGGCGCAGCGTCCCGGCAAAATGCCGGTATGTCCAGGCGCTTGGCCGGTTTCCGCAGTGAAGCATACCGACGACTCGCTGCAAACCGCCATCTACCGCAGTGCACGCGAGGAGCTTGACGATGTGGTGTGGCGCATCAAACGCTCCCATCTCGACAGGGGAACCGAATGGAACGACATGGCCGTCATCGCCCACGACAATGCCACCGTGCGCCAATTCGGCGAACGACTTCGGCGCGACGGGGTACCGGTCCGGTATTCGTCGGTAACCCGACCGTTGAAATCCGAACCGTTTGTGCAGGGATTGTTCGCGTTGATCGAATTGGCCCAACTGCGCGAGCAGGGACTTGATGGTACCGATATGAGTCTGAAAAACATCGGCGCGTTCGCCCGTTCGCGTATCGCCGCGCTTATGGGCAGTGCGTTGGTCACCACTGGTGGCAAGCCTGGTGAGGGGGCGCCTGCGCGTATCGAACCGATCGAATCCGCCATGAGCTCATTGGAATCGTTGGCGGGGCTCGAAGGGGTGGCCGACGATCCCAACGGGCATGCGGTTGCAGACGAGCCCACCGACGAAACCGCAGGGCGCGCGGTCGACGGCAGCGAACTTGCGCGCATTGTGCGTGAATGGGAGGCTCTGAAGGAGTCCGAGCGGCGCAATGGTGCCGATATGACGATTCAGATTGCCGATGTGGCCGACGGCACAGGCGAAGAGCGGCCTGCGGCGTTCAGTGTGCTGTCGCAGTACGCCATGCTCGCTCTGGACGGGAAGGCGGCTCCATGCGCCGACATGCTGGGGGTGATCGGCAGCGTCGTAGGGGGCGGCCCGCATCTTAAGGCGTTCCAAAGGGTGTTCCGCCTGATCGACCGCGTGGCGGAGGGAATGCGGTCCCTGCCGTCGAAGGAACCTCAGTTCGTGCTGGCTTTGGCATGGGATGTTACCGGCGTGGCCGAGCACTGGCAGCGCATGGCATTGATGAACACGCCGGAGGGTCGTGCCGCCAACGACAGGCTGGACGCGGCCATGAGACTGTTCCAATATGCGCAGGGCGGCATGATCGGAACGGATATTGACGGGTTTATCGACCAGGTGCGTTCCATGGAGATCGAAGCGGATTCCCTGGCGAAGACCGGGCCGGTGGAACAGGCCGTGACATTGACCACGCCGGCCGGCGCTTCGGGCAGGCATTGGGCGTGCGTGTGGATTCCCGCGTTGCAACAGGATGTGTGGCCGAATCTTGCCGAACGCGCCACACTGTTCGGCGGCGAGGATCTTGCCGATGTCGTTCTTCATGGCGACGCCGCGGCGCAACCTTGCAGCAGCGGGCACGATGCGCGGTTGGAAACGGTTCTCGCCAGCGAGAAGAAAAGCTTTCTGGTGGCGATCACCCGCGGTGCCTTGGTGATGGTCAGCGCCGTGTTGAGCGACGATACGACGCCATCGGATTTCATGTACGGCTATTTGCCGGAGCATTGCCCACGTGACATCGATGCCGTGACATTCGCCACGGTGGGGGAATCCGGCGATAACGGTGAATTTGCCGGTCTGGATGCCGATCCGCGCGGACTGGTCGCCCAGGCGCGCGTCATGCTTGCCCGCTACCCGGAGCATTCGCCGCAGGCGTGCGATGCCAGGAAGACGCTCGCGCTGCTTGCCGAGCATGGCATCGATGTCGCCGATCCCGATTACTGGCCGTTCCTCGACGGCGCGGATAGCACCGAAAGGCGGGACGGCGCACAGAACACGGCGGATGCTGCGCGGAAGGCCGGCATCACATCGAGAAGCGTCGAGGAAACCTTGGACGACAACGGCAGCCCTGTCGTCACATTGTCCCCGTCCGCAGTGGACAACCTCTGGGCCTGCCCGGTGTGCTGGCTGCTGGAGAATCGTTTTGCAGGCCCGCGCATCGGTTCCGCCGCCACAAGCTTCGGCACGCTCATCCATGCCGTCGCGCAGAAGGGCAGCGCGGAGGGTCTTGACCTTCCGGGTGCCGTGGCGGGTTCGTCCGTCGAAGGCGCGGTCGATGCCGTCGCCCACAGGCTTGTCGACATCTACGACGCGATCAAACCGGATTTCAGCAGCATCGCCAAGGCCGCCGAACGGTATACCGCCATGCTCAAGGACGAACAGGCCGAAACGACCCTGCATAATCTGGCATCCTATTTCGTGGAAAGCAATGCAAGCAGCTACTTGAACAAGAACGAGGGGAAATTCGACATCGGCACGTTGGAAAGCGCCTCATGCGAGGAGGAGTTCTCCGCGCGCTTCGGGCTTGATGATATCTGCATGGCCTACAATGCATTGCCGGGCATGAGTCCTGTAGGCAGAACCGCATTGATGCAGCTTATGGGAATACTGGTCGGCGGATGGCCGGAGGGCATGCGTGAGGATCTGACGGTACGATTGTCCGGCCGAATCGACCGCAAGGAGATGCGGCGGCTACGCGATGGCAGCCAGACCATCCGTCTTATCGACTACAAAACAGGGCGGAAACGCCAGCTTGCGGAGATTTTCAATGATCTTCAGCTGGTCTGCTACCAGTTGGGGCTTATGTTCCCCGAGCATGGCAGGGCGGGGGAGCGGCCTCATATCGCGCAAAGCGGCCTGTTCTACGTGCAGGATGACGCCGCTCCGGCCTCCAGCTATTCACCGGAAAGCGCCTTCCAGCCGCCGTTGTTCCTCAACGGGGCGTTGAACGCCGAAGGATTCGTGGCGCGTGACCACTACCCGCGGTTGGACAAGTTCACGGATATTCCCCCATTGCCCGCGGGCAAGCCGAGTGCGCTGGATGCGGTGGACGACAATGCATGGCAGGGGTTCCTCTCATGGAACGGCACACAGGCCATGTGGTCGCTGACCATGATCGCACGCGTATTCTACGCGGCTGCGGCGAGCCGCTCGCATGTGATCGTCGCGCATCCCACAAGGCAGCATAAGGGGCATTGCCGTATGACGGATGTATGCCCTGCATGCGCGGGACAGGTCGATACCGTATTCGAAACGAGGCAGGCATGA
- a CDS encoding serine/threonine-protein kinase, with protein sequence MIKNTSPPLGSEPPTIDGFTFVRPIGSGSTANVYLYRQLDRNRPVAVKVGNVARHPQASARIAHEAHILGLLPQHPHILPLLAMGTAGSGLNYLVFEYASGGNCHSLLRTRETSCADMLRFGVKLADALCAVHRAGIVHRDIKPGNVLITAAGEPVLADFGTACSVYGADDACYSIPWSAPESLAHRKPCEGTDMYSLAALLYALLAGASPFEYGYRPRSSAQLRSIILSQPVPPLNRPDVPEPVELLLRRAMAKNPSDRFPSMPDFALELRRADLLVSSKRTMLSPVAEAPTGMAISSPRSAVPPRGRSATRSGHADRNRRSPWRKTPMAALSAIPLLLFLIVLAGTHTDSVQMPEPVHILDAEESNVQARMRIS encoded by the coding sequence ATGATCAAGAACACCTCGCCTCCGTTAGGCTCCGAGCCACCGACCATCGACGGATTCACGTTCGTCCGCCCGATTGGTTCAGGCTCCACCGCGAACGTATACCTCTACCGACAGCTGGACCGGAACCGCCCGGTGGCCGTCAAGGTGGGCAATGTCGCCCGCCACCCGCAGGCTTCGGCTCGCATCGCCCATGAAGCCCACATTCTGGGGCTGCTGCCGCAGCACCCTCACATTCTTCCCTTGCTTGCGATGGGGACCGCAGGCTCTGGCTTGAACTACCTTGTTTTCGAATATGCATCCGGCGGCAACTGCCATAGTCTGCTGCGCACCCGCGAAACCTCTTGCGCCGACATGCTTCGTTTCGGTGTCAAATTGGCGGATGCGCTCTGTGCGGTGCACCGCGCGGGTATAGTGCACCGCGACATCAAACCCGGCAATGTGCTGATCACCGCGGCAGGCGAGCCCGTGCTGGCCGATTTCGGCACCGCCTGCAGCGTTTACGGGGCAGACGACGCCTGCTATTCGATCCCCTGGTCGGCACCGGAATCGCTTGCGCATCGCAAGCCATGCGAAGGCACCGACATGTATTCCCTAGCCGCATTGCTGTATGCCTTGCTTGCCGGGGCGTCACCGTTCGAATACGGGTATCGCCCACGGTCCAGTGCGCAGCTGCGGAGCATCATTCTCTCCCAGCCGGTACCCCCGCTCAACCGCCCGGACGTTCCTGAACCCGTCGAACTGCTGTTGCGGCGGGCAATGGCGAAGAATCCATCGGACCGATTCCCCTCCATGCCGGATTTTGCATTGGAGCTGCGGCGCGCAGATCTACTGGTGTCCTCCAAGCGCACGATGCTCTCCCCGGTCGCGGAAGCACCCACCGGCATGGCAATCTCCTCACCGCGATCAGCCGTTCCGCCGAGAGGACGATCCGCCACGCGGTCTGGCCATGCAGACCGGAATCGGCGCTCGCCTTGGCGCAAAACGCCTATGGCGGCACTCTCCGCGATTCCGCTGCTGCTGTTCCTGATCGTGCTAGCCGGCACGCATACGGATTCGGTGCAGATGCCGGAACCGGTTCACATCCTTGATGCCGAGGAGTCGAACGTTCAGGCGCGGATGCGGATCTCCTGA